A section of the Puniceicoccus vermicola genome encodes:
- a CDS encoding NYN domain-containing protein translates to MPEPSSHHNSIALLIDADNAPASKIDFIIAELASYGTVNIRRAYGNWKKRGLSGWEKILNEYAIQPVQRFDLVKGKNATDMSLVIDALDILYTRNADVFALVTSDCDFTPLARRLREEGKLVVGFGGQQTPEPFSKSCSKFLFLDEDEKAKKSRKEKATNPSILKSDTKLMNLLRNAIEAVGDEEGWAHLGVVGSHISNQGSFDPRNYGFRKLSDLFKAIDLFEVKNVPSENGALQPCVRER, encoded by the coding sequence ATGCCCGAACCCAGCTCTCACCACAATAGCATCGCCCTGCTCATTGACGCCGACAACGCCCCCGCGTCGAAGATCGATTTCATCATCGCTGAGCTCGCCTCGTACGGCACCGTCAATATTCGCCGCGCCTATGGAAACTGGAAAAAGCGGGGACTCTCGGGATGGGAAAAGATTCTCAATGAATACGCGATTCAGCCGGTGCAACGCTTCGATCTCGTCAAAGGTAAGAATGCCACCGACATGAGTCTCGTCATAGACGCCCTCGACATACTCTACACCCGCAATGCGGACGTGTTCGCTCTGGTCACCTCCGATTGCGACTTCACCCCGTTGGCGAGACGCCTCCGCGAGGAAGGAAAACTGGTGGTCGGATTCGGCGGACAGCAAACGCCCGAACCTTTCAGCAAAAGCTGCTCAAAATTCCTCTTCCTCGATGAAGACGAGAAGGCCAAGAAATCCCGAAAAGAGAAGGCCACAAACCCGTCGATTCTCAAGAGCGACACGAAGCTCATGAATCTTCTGCGCAACGCCATCGAGGCGGTTGGGGATGAAGAGGGCTGGGCCCATCTCGGGGTCGTCGGATCCCACATTTCCAACCAAGGCTCATTCGATCCCCGCAATTACGGCTTCCGCAAACTCAGCGACCTCTTTAAGGCCATCGATCTGTTCGAGGTCAAAAACGTCCCGTCCGAAAACGGTGCCCTCCAGCCCTGCGTGCGAGAGCGGTAG
- a CDS encoding M48 family metallopeptidase — translation MRSIPSHFGALLLILTLSLTGCYTVPETGRSSFTLLPESQVKSMGISSFEEIKETSPLITSGRNYEMIQRVGNRIAKAVGNDMPDAEWEFIYIDEDQVNAFALPGGKIAVYDGMFDVIDSEDELAFILGHEVAHVTARHSNQRLSQAMVIAGIGVGVGFAIDDLDSSEKQLILAAYGLGTTVGIALPYSRLHESEADYIGQLYMARAGYNPEVAPGVWVKMAEKSPNGTPGWLSTHPTHEDRTQALQESMPKAKEEYRNSRYVTGER, via the coding sequence ATGCGATCGATTCCGTCTCATTTTGGCGCTCTTCTGCTGATTCTTACTCTCTCGCTGACCGGTTGTTACACCGTTCCAGAGACGGGGCGCTCGTCGTTTACGCTTTTGCCCGAGAGCCAAGTGAAGAGCATGGGGATTTCCTCATTTGAGGAGATCAAGGAGACTTCTCCGCTCATTACGAGTGGTCGAAATTACGAAATGATTCAGCGAGTTGGGAATCGGATCGCCAAAGCGGTGGGCAATGATATGCCGGACGCCGAATGGGAATTCATCTACATCGATGAAGACCAGGTGAATGCCTTTGCGCTGCCCGGTGGGAAAATCGCGGTTTACGATGGAATGTTCGATGTCATCGATAGTGAGGACGAGCTCGCTTTCATCCTTGGGCACGAGGTGGCGCACGTCACTGCCCGTCACTCCAACCAACGCCTTTCTCAGGCCATGGTTATTGCCGGAATCGGGGTGGGAGTTGGATTCGCTATCGATGATCTGGATAGTTCGGAGAAGCAGTTGATCCTCGCGGCTTATGGATTGGGGACGACGGTGGGTATCGCTCTGCCCTACAGTCGGCTGCATGAGAGTGAGGCCGATTATATAGGACAACTTTACATGGCCCGGGCCGGCTACAATCCGGAGGTTGCCCCCGGAGTTTGGGTGAAAATGGCGGAAAAGTCGCCGAATGGCACGCCCGGTTGGCTATCAACTCACCCGACCCATGAGGATCGAACTCAGGCGCTCCAAGAAAGTATGCCGAAGGCCAAAGAAGAATACCGCAATTCCCGCTACGTCACAGGCGAGCGGTAA